In a genomic window of Drosophila takahashii strain IR98-3 E-12201 chromosome 3L, DtakHiC1v2, whole genome shotgun sequence:
- the LOC108055147 gene encoding TOX high mobility group box family member 4 isoform X1 — MNQFHTPSFGDVFELNDTPSESPSPSQSSRRMLSLDQSMLNDDDDEEDCDTYGGGGASQSLMVQPAEHQQQLQAPPKPLAPFALFFRDTVTAIKQQNPACSLEQMQVIVQTMWESLDETQKTVYSLRHEQEKRDYVRLMRDYRHQLSETEAPPEPVVPQQSVIVPPPLVTPKVEEPEQPAPPEQIQLLTEAATVQKCTREQCNKPAIINPDWEDEYCSNECVVIHCRNVFNDWVLTMKS; from the exons ATGAATCAGTTCCACACTCCCTCATTCGGCGATGTGTTTGAGCTGAACGACACGCCGTCGGAGAGTCCGAGTCCCAGTCAATCA TCGCGGAGAATGCTTAGCCTGGATCAATCCATGTTGAATGACGACGATGACGAGGAGGATTGCGACACATatggtggaggaggagcatCGCAGAGTCTCATGGTTCAGCCAGcggagcaccagcagcagttaCAGGCACCTCCGAAACCCCTGGCGCCCTTTGCCCTCTTCTTCCGCGACACTGTGACCGCCATCAAGCAGCAGAATCCCGCCTGCTCCCTCGAGCAAATGCAGGTGATTGTGCAGACCATGTGGGAGTCACTCGATGAGACGCAGAAGACCGTCTATAGTTTGCGGCACGAGCAGGAGAAGCGCGACTATGTGCGTTTGATGCGGGACTATCGTCATCAGCTATCCGAAACGGAGGCTCCACCAGAACCTGTAGTTCCCCAGCAGTCGGTGATAGTCCCTCCACCCTTAGTTACCCCCAAAGTGGAGGAGCCAGAGCAGCCTGCTCCGCCCGAGCAAATACAACTGCTCACCGAGGCGGCCACCGTGCAGAAATGCACCCGGGAGCAGTGCAACAAGCCGGCCATCATCAATCCCGACTGGGAGGACGAGTACTGCAGCAACGAGTGCGTGGTCATCCACTGCCGGAATGTCTTCAACGACTGGGTGCTCACCATGAAGTCCTAG
- the LOC108055147 gene encoding TOX high mobility group box family member 4 isoform X2 yields MKKFLSRRMLSLDQSMLNDDDDEEDCDTYGGGGASQSLMVQPAEHQQQLQAPPKPLAPFALFFRDTVTAIKQQNPACSLEQMQVIVQTMWESLDETQKTVYSLRHEQEKRDYVRLMRDYRHQLSETEAPPEPVVPQQSVIVPPPLVTPKVEEPEQPAPPEQIQLLTEAATVQKCTREQCNKPAIINPDWEDEYCSNECVVIHCRNVFNDWVLTMKS; encoded by the exons ATGAAGAAGTTTCTA TCGCGGAGAATGCTTAGCCTGGATCAATCCATGTTGAATGACGACGATGACGAGGAGGATTGCGACACATatggtggaggaggagcatCGCAGAGTCTCATGGTTCAGCCAGcggagcaccagcagcagttaCAGGCACCTCCGAAACCCCTGGCGCCCTTTGCCCTCTTCTTCCGCGACACTGTGACCGCCATCAAGCAGCAGAATCCCGCCTGCTCCCTCGAGCAAATGCAGGTGATTGTGCAGACCATGTGGGAGTCACTCGATGAGACGCAGAAGACCGTCTATAGTTTGCGGCACGAGCAGGAGAAGCGCGACTATGTGCGTTTGATGCGGGACTATCGTCATCAGCTATCCGAAACGGAGGCTCCACCAGAACCTGTAGTTCCCCAGCAGTCGGTGATAGTCCCTCCACCCTTAGTTACCCCCAAAGTGGAGGAGCCAGAGCAGCCTGCTCCGCCCGAGCAAATACAACTGCTCACCGAGGCGGCCACCGTGCAGAAATGCACCCGGGAGCAGTGCAACAAGCCGGCCATCATCAATCCCGACTGGGAGGACGAGTACTGCAGCAACGAGTGCGTGGTCATCCACTGCCGGAATGTCTTCAACGACTGGGTGCTCACCATGAAGTCCTAG
- the LOC108055146 gene encoding serine-rich adhesin for platelets translates to MDASPLSPEQAAPSILATGRSLDQQVDASSPNHSNYSNLTNSSSSGSSSPSACASSSSSSSSAPQYSADIRAALQPNPHQQQRGSSGSGSGSAKTCELDLAEERDTFSPISSPDCNGAAAAVVVLPSTSSSSGGVASLDNKIYEGGSGKVKPPSKEEKQRQNEEIVCMETSTVSTETGSWESMYPEANVAPPEETEDQEETSSVFKGITASSLLRDLEKRDQPLSTSGTSACFIDASSLRDEDEVLSFPSLDGHNQEEEVNGEEEEEVEPSPTEQLEQFHKSFARCKGVRLSQKKEEEEEDPPEEPPAPPISAPYSFQHNAQHFSVLPLGSSPKFTQHHPHQSHHPDLSYTTDYSSSSPAPSLVWSEQGRNHQNGGGGASSSTPHNSMVHIEPASVGSNNSSIHRDYTLSSSLSHHRDSGAYCSDATDSPLPLPRTPKRSSKFDEANPIVSGGASIEDFREKQCESPSIKRRTDTCPIVSGGFVSLDFATTRPLADEDDDQEEEEDAEIAGVEMRVKTGNPQRKPIAGIASWVVDMSDCRPERRRSTSSTTSSFRERSDSNSSHKSGCGFYVSLDDMDRKPPASQDLQPKTVAPPSQLSKSYTATKSAGFFVDLSQSDKDAEQAKPKDQEVIQAEEPPKNIFSMFIDFGEQKTPRSNGRKEPLSLAQRLSSSLSSSASRRGGGDTSEVMKSSASSTETLMAKSANQKDISSAGESKSLDYRCNLEPPLTVAALRRLSQQHRQQTDPSKRHSWGSNGQPEQPGNDCKRSISLTANGATDSAGAGLMSIIDKLPIISKASSLSIDSSVSPYDDFSGSNPGLSSCSEEEQPGQVQGRIKKRRRDVQINETYDKSSLASVTEGILSKDLSPASNTDTDDLTFQQDEQMAKEQAELVTIPLQLSSSSNRTSSVMETIIEAKETASPKKQVTLSNGHTMESLHATIEKQKQLLETVNEHGEQQQPAAQSIPSSFVKLSDMDKPVKHDLQSPDSMSKSVGNNHRSSQLGQRLYRDENRARPHSWAMTRSTGNTLQNFTNSVDNIRSLSRLFPNFSKEFSNSLPNGMTLEQVQSHQQVDYIQTDLSADSSLASSFSRSGMDESSLSCRQPRRLGEDLLKMFLQEIATDMLVEVHGRRIRAHKCILRSRCQYFAAMLAGHGAQSVVSLQGYSYAAVHFALCHIYSGASHPPDGISLMELAALADLLGLEGLKEVTSHALKTNYCHNFHKPCSGCTDGILQVLPVALNHALDDLYRKCLRWTCRHYLKVWPTRQFAQLPPDILGRCRQQIVAYMTSETVLDTVLDCDHLLAQLSAYRWGHVCEQLVREILEAAYAYVGDHFASLIASDSFLSLGHDRSRHIPRLETLLLHTAAELTPEQACRSYQRVTRLNTVLQAKVIHMPASLGQSELARELQGLQEEQLDWQPEYIRLVGALVYAVEQCLIRQCSRAMRVTAWQRMDLELRKKIQTLARLTEPLDMKRQNGKPVSKAFSFGGSTRSQDLVQIKLAIQAQTKRAHAQETLLYKATQTQEATGGGGVGVGHVQTAERGVQANHESREGGSKLLKSNSRAYVPHRASSQVASERNSLNLHRRTQSEAPPVTHKKPQAPLAEPKSLQGKPTVVTAAKLGEVRPRYLEPRKPRAAATNGHGSGPVRSATSSSIPANGGGARKAPAKNLHISSSDSSRNSSPAARRVQNGTRLGNKSSNLSMDSLGSPARRAKSSSRGPQTDRYSSDQNSLAESMKSSVITNKTISHESLSGSSKMARIQQLNGHAKGASPGKVKATQRGSTVGNKSTRQLKQQHNAMASNGSSPSSVHTTKSAASRLSSVSSTLSTRELFKQRSISVPAGGAADGAPTKGRHSFLSAKSREILAKRAEKNKLQQQQQQQQKQTEAPPAAEERGSVQLRSSAGPLRSSSHSAVSSMLQQHNLRNSLPSNIPTRRPNTLHLKKTTAAANGVGKTATNGLSNGSYKSAQAVKQKLDLLIDAQMEQRVESKLERSSTFCKDSADLDISELQIVE, encoded by the exons ATGGATGCATCGCCCCTGTCGCCGGAACAGGCTGCTCCTTCCATCTTGGCCACCGGCAGGTCATTGGACCAGCAGGTGGACGCCAGTTCGCCCAACCACTCGAACTACTCGAATCTCACCAACAGCAGTAGCAGTGGGAGCAGCAGTCCCTCTGCCTGCGCCTCCTCCTCGTCTTCCTCTTCGTCGGCTCCTCAATATAGTGCGGATATACGAGCGGCACTGCAGCCTAATCCTCACCAGCAACAGAGGGGATCTTCGGGATCAGGATCGGGTTCAGCCAAGACCTGCGAGCTGGATTTGGCCGAGGAGAGGGACACATTCTCCCCCATCTCCAGTCCAGATTGCAacggagctgctgctgctgtagtCGTCCTGCCCTCCACTTCCTCCTCCTCAGGTGGAGTAGCCTCTTTGGACAACAAGATCTACGAGGGAGGCAGTGGCAAAGTGAAGCCGCCTTCCAAGGAGGAGAAACAGCGTCAAAACGAGGAGATTGTCTGCATGGAAACCTCGACTGTTTCCACAGAAACTGGCTCCTGGGAGTCCATGTATCCAGAGGCCAACGTAGCTCCTCCAGAGGAAACAGAGGATCAAGAAGAAACCTCTTCTGTTTTCAAAGGAATCACAGCTAGCTCTTTGCTAAGGGATCTGGAAAAGCGGGATCAACCTTTGTCCACCTCGGGCACAAGTGCCTGTTTCATAGACGCCTCTTCTCTGCGAGACGAGGATGAGGTGCTGTCCTTTCCCAGCCTAGATGGACATaatcaggaggaggaggtgaatggcgaggaggaggaggaggtagAACCTTCGCCCACAGAGCAGCTAGAGCAGTTTCACAAGTCCTTTGCCAGGTGCAAAGGTGTGAGATTAAGTcagaagaaggaggaggaggaggaagatcCCCCGGAGGAACCCCCGGCTCCTCCCATTTCCGCACCCTATAGCTTCCAGCACAATGCCCAGCACTTTAGTGTGCTTCCTTTAGGCAGCAGTCCCAAGTTCACCCAGCATCATCCTCACCAGAGTCACCATCCCGATCTCAGCTACACCACGGACTACTCCTCCAGCAGCCCGGCACCGAGTCTCGTTTGGTCAGAGCAGGGCAGGAATCACCAGAATGGCGGAGGAGGTGCCTCCTCTTCCACGCCGCACAACTCAATGGTGCATATAGAACCCGCTTCGGTTGGGAGTAACAACTCCTCCATTCACAGGGATTACACGTTATCCTCTTCTCTCTCGCATCATAGGGATTCGGGTGCCTATTGCAGTGATGCCACCGATTCACCACTGCCTTTGCCAAGAACCCCGAAGAGGAGTTCCAAGTTTGATGAGGCCAATCCCATTGTTTCGGGCGGAGCTTCTATCGAGGATTTCCGGGAGAAACAGTGCGAGAGTCCGAGCATCAAGCGGCGCACAGACACGTGTCCCATTGTCTCGGGGGGATTTGTGTCCCTGGACTTTGCGACCACTCGCCCGCTGGCGGATGAGGATGATgaccaggaggaggaggaggatgccgAGATAGCGGGAGTGGAGATGCGAGTGAAAACGGGAAATCCCCAGAGGAAACCCATCGCTGGGATAGCCTCCTGGGTGGTGGACATGAGTGACTGTCGGCCGGAGCGAAGGAGGagcaccagcagcaccaccTCCAGTTTCCGCGAGAGATCCGATTCGAATAGTTCGCACAAGAGCGGCTGTGGCTTCTATGTTTCGCTGGATGACATGGACAGGAAGCCTCCTGCCAGTCAGGATCTCCAACCAAAAACAGTGGCTCCTCCATCGCAGCTAAGTAAATCCTATACGGCAACCAAGTCGGCTGGTTTCTTTGTGGATCTTTCGCAGAGTGATAAAGATGCAGAGCAGGCTAAACCCAAGGATCAGGAGGTGATTCAAGCAGAGGAGCCACCCAAGAATATATTCAGCATGTTCATAGATTTCGGGGAGCAGAAAACCCCCCGTTCCAATGGCAGAAAGGAACCTTTGAGTTTGGCTCAGCGGTTATCCAGTTCCCTGAGCTCATCGGCTTCCCGGAGAGGAGGAGGCGACACCTCGGAGGTGATGAAATCCAGCGCCAGTTCCACGGAAACCCTGATGGCCAAGAGTGCCAATCAAAAGGATATCTCATCAGCAGGAGAGAGCAAATCCCTGGACTACAGATGCAATTTGGAACCCCCTCTCACAGTGGCTGCACTGCGTCGTCTTTCGCAGCAGCACCGCCAGCAGACGGATCCTTCAAAGCGTCACAGTTGGGGCAGCAATGGTCAGCCGGAGCAGCCGGGCAACGATTGCAAGCGTTCCATCAGCCTGACAGCCAATGGAGCAACGGATTCAGCGGGCGCAGGTCTAATGAGCATCATTGATAAGCTACCTATAATCTCCAAGGCTTCCTCCTTGTCAATAGATAGCTCTGTCTCCCCCTACGACGACTTTAGTGGCTCTAATCCTGGTCTAAGTAGCTGttcggaggaggagcagcctgGTCAGGTGCAGGGAAGGATCAAGAAGCGGCGGAGGGATGTGCAGATCAATGAAACCTATGACAAATCCAGTTTGGCCTCCGTAACCGAGGGCATTCTCTCCAAGGATCTCTCGCCCGCTTCCAACACGGATACAGATGATCTCACCTTCCAGCAGGACGAGCAAATGGCCAAGGAGCAGGCTGAGCTAGTAACTATTCCCCTGCAGCTAAGCAGCAGCTCCAATCGCACGAGCAGTGTGATGGAGACCATCATCGAGGCCAAGGAGACGGCTTCACCAAAGAAGCAGGTTACTCTGAGTAATGGCCACACCATGGAATCCCTGCATGCCACCATTGAGAAGCAGAAGCAACTTTTAGAGACGGTAAATGAGCATggtgagcagcagcagccggcgGCCCAATCAATCCCCTCCAGCTTTGTCAAGCTCTCCGACATGGATAAGCCCGTGAAGCATGATCTCCAATCCCCGGATTCCATGAGCAAGAGCGTGGGCAATAACCACAGGAGTTCACAGTTGGGTCAGCGGCTCTACAGGGATGAGAATCGGGCGCGTCCTCACTCCTGGGCCATGACCAGATCCACGGGAAATACGCTGCAGAACTTCACCAACTCGGTGGACAACATAAGGAGTCTCTCGCGGCTGTTTCCCAACTTCTCCAAGGAGTTCTCCAACTCGCTGCCCAATGGAATGACCTTGGAGCAGGTCCAGAGTCACCAACAGGTGGACTACATCCAAACGGATCTCTCGGCGGACTCGAGCCTCGCCTCCAGTTTCAGTCGCTCGGGCATGGATGAATCCTCGCTGAGCTGCCGGCAGCCCAGGCGACTGGGTGAGGATCTGCTCAAGATGTTCCTGCAGGAAATAGCCACCGATATGCTAGTGGAGGTGCATGGTCGTCGCATTCGGGCGCACAAGTGCATCCTGCGGTCGCGTTGCCAGTACTTTGCCGCCATGCTGGCGGGTCACGGAGCCCAGAGTGTCGTCTCCCTGCAGGGCTACTCCTATGCGGCAGTGCACTTTGCCCTGTGTCACATCTACTCGGGTGCCTCGCATCCGCCGGACGGGATTAGTCTGATGGAGCTGGCCGCTCTGGCGGATCTACTCGGACTCGAGGGACTCAAGGAGGTCACTTCGCATGCGCTGAAGACGAACTACTGCCACAACTTCCATAAACCCTGCTCCGGATGCACAGATGGGATACTACAAGTCCTCCCGGTGGCCTTGAATCATGCCTTGGATGATTTGTACAGGAAGTGCCTGCGCTGGACGTGTCGTCACTACCTGAAGGTCTGGCCCACCAGGCAGTTTGCCCAGTTGCCGCCGGATATCTTGGGTCGCTGTCGCCAGCAGATCGTCGCTTATATG ACCTCTGAAACTGTGCTGGACACGGTGCTCGACTGCGACCATTTGTTGGCCCAACTTTCGGCCTATCGCTGGGGCCACGTCTGCGAGCAGCTCGTCCGCGAAATCCTGGAGGCCGCCTACGCCTATGTGGGTGACCACTTTGCCAGCCTGATTGCCAGCGACTCCTTCCTCTCCCTCGGTCACGATCGCAGCCGGCACATTCCCCGCCTGGAGACGCTGCTCCTGCACACAGCTGCGGAGCTCACACCGGAGCAGGCCTGTCGTAGTTATCAGCGGGTAACCCGCTTGAACACGGTGCTCCAGGCGAAGGTTATCCACATGCCGGCTAGCCTGGGTCAATCGGAATTGGCGCGGGAACTGCAGGGTCTGCAGGAGGAGCAGTTGGACTGGCAACCTGAGTACATTCGCCTGGTGGGAGCTCTGGTCTACGCCGTGGAGCAGTGCCTCATCCGGCAGTGCTCAAGGGCCATGCGGGTGACCGCCTGGCAACGCATGGATCTGGAGCTGCGCAAGAAGATTCAAACGCTGGCGCGACTCACTGAACCGCTGGATATGAAGCGGCAGAACGGGAAGCCGGTGTCGAAGGCCTTCTCCTTTGGCGGCAGCACACGCAGCCAGGACCTCGTGCAGATCAAGCTGGCCATCCAGGCGCAGACGAAGCGTGCCCATGCCCAGGAGACGTTGCTCTACAAGGCCACGCAGACGCAGGAGGCAACTGGTGGTGGAGGAGTGGGTGTGGGTCATGTGCAGACTGCGGAGAGGGGAGTGCAGGCCAACCATGAGTCCCGCGAGGGAGGCA GCAAACTGCTCAAATCCAACTCCCGCGCCTACGTGCCACATCGCGCCAGCTCCCAGGTGGCCTCGGAGCGCAACAGCTTGAATTTGCATAGACGCACACAGTCGGAGGCGCCGCCAGTGACGCACAAGAAGCCACAGGCTCCCTTAGCAGAACCCAAGAGTCTCCAAGGAAAGCCTACAGTGGTGACAGCAGCAAAACTTGGTGAAGTGCGTCCCCGTTACCTGGAGCCGCGTAAACCCAGGGCTGCGGCTACAAATGGCCATGGATCCGGACCCGTGCGCAGTGCCACCAGCTCGAGTATTCCCGCTAACGGAGGAGGCGCCCGGAAGGCGCCAGCCAAAAACCTGCACATCTCCTCCAGCGACAGCTCAAGGAACTCCAGTCCGGCGGCGCGAAGAGTGCAGAATGGCACGAGGTTAGGAAACAAATCCAGCAATCTCTCCATGGACAGCTTAGGATCGCCTGCGAGGCGGGCGAAGAGCAGCTCCCGGGGACCACAGACAGATAGATACTCCTCCGATCAGAACTCCCTGGCGGAGAGCATGAAGAGCTCTGTGATTACGAACAAAACGATCTCACACGAGTCGCTTTCGGGCAGCTCAAAGATGGCCAGGATTCAGCAGCTAAATGGTCATGCTAAGGGAGCTTCGCCGGGCAAAGTGAAGGCTACCCAAAGAGGATCCACCGTGGGCAACAAGTCAACGCGGCAGCTGAAGCAGCAGCACAATGCAATGGCCTCCAATGGATCGAGTCCCAGTTCGGTGCACACGACCAAGTCGGCAGCCAGTCGATTGTCTTCCGTTAGCAGCACGCTGTCTACAAGGGAACTCTTCAAGCAGCGCTCCATTTCAGTGCCAGCAGGAGGAGCTGCCGATGGAGCGCCCACTAAGGGACGCCACAGCTTCCTTTCAGCGAAATCCAGAGAAATTCTGGCCAAGCGGGCGGAGAAGAacaagctgcagcagcagcagcaacagcagcagaagcaaacCGAAGCTCCTCCGGCGGCTGAAGAGCGAGGATCGGTGCAACTCCGCTCCTCCGCCGGCCCCCTGCGCTCCTCCTCACATTCCGCCGTGTCCAGCATGCTGCAGCAGCACAATCTGCGCAACAGTCTGCCCTCCAACATTCCCACCAGGCGCCCAAATACCCTCCATCTCAAGAAGACCACAGCGGCGGCGAATGGAGTGGGTAAAACGGCAACCAATGGACTCTCGAATGGCAGCTACAAATCCGCCCAGGCGGTCAAACAGAAGCTGGACCTGCTCATCGATGCCCAGATGGAGCAGCGCGTGGAGTCGAAGCTCGAGAGATCCAGCACTTTCTGCAAGGATAGCGCTGATTTGGATATAAGTGAGCTGCAGATTGTGGAGTAA
- the LOC108055169 gene encoding DNA ligase 1: MRRVKNMAWSNNVRLFLKLSSQRCQLQNMGSKTEDSGVHKPGIFESDVLASTSNSRHMECLFAKWITDNNSINGTWQQFFKDLVKDQINTETNNPNYPHFRDRPNKVLTLPEKVYYVGSTENHSDKMDASLPVKRPAISPPVLKVSSDTLESDLNACVVRPQKDDMEVLSLSPEIRTSGIYDYKKISCKMPGSVLTTKAVENPFSKNMTRRMSQKKPPKEPEKSLSTVDKNLMASRRSRNSRNNFQRKYGSFETFLKYWQQASARDKCKRHNGPTMVVKKRSQGFCKPNKTVYFKNYYEKRLKHGRRKMPKTINNPEIKVPSKPKEEKLKEQLEPNDYNSKFDKIRLKTFPIKDKNSAINKLKDVNDALKSTKTPEKQTSDSEENKTNRTQKNKSDTYETLEELIDDIDDSTLNEDSTDTIQPEKVKDGSETSNILKITFKKKPKEYKTALRVFKPEENVESKTVDKQKPAVQPNKPKLSKPIPETFRPLRVFNAEQKDSPDEDKSWIYLDELTVKSLQKPNRDTKISNLKLKSSKTPKDI, translated from the exons ATGAGAAGGGTGAAAAACATGGCCTGGAGCAACAACGTCCGCTTATTTCTAAAGCTCTCGTCGCAACGTTGTCAGCTCCAAAACATGGGCTCAAAAACCGAGGATTCTGGAGTCCACAAACCGGGAATCTTTGAATCCGACGTCCTGGCGAGTACATCGAATTCCAGGCACATGGAGTGCTTGTTCGCCAAATGGATAACGGACAATAACTCGATTAATGGG ACCTGGCAGCAGTTCTTCAAGGATTTAGTTAAGGATCAAATAAACACGGAAACAAACAATCCCAATTATCCCCATTTTAGGGATAGACCTAACAAAGTATTGACTTTACCGGAAAAGGTTTACTATGTCGGATCCACGGAGAACCATTCAGATA agaTGGATGCTTCATTGCCAGTTAAGAGGCCAGCAATCTCTCCTCCGGTACTGAAGGTTTCGTCTGACACTTTGGAATCCGACTTAAATGCTTGCGTAGTTCGTCCTCAAAAAGACGACATGGAAGTGCTTTCACTCTCGCCGGAAATCAGGACATCAGGAATATACgactataaaaaaattagttgCAAAATGCCTGGTTCCGTATTAACAACCAAAGCAGTGGAAAatccattttcaaaaaatatgacaagGAGAATGTCCCAAAAGAAACCACCAAAGGAGCCTGAAAAATCTTTATCAACTGTGGACAAAAACTTGATGGCTTCAAGGAGATCTAGAAATTCCCGAAATAACTTTCAAAGGAAATACGGGTCCTTTGAaacattcttaaaatattggCAGCAAGCTTCTGCAAGGGATAAATGTAAACGGCATAATGGTCCAACTATGGTTGTTAAAAAACGTTCTCAAGGTTTTTGTAAACCAAATAAAACCGtgtactttaaaaattattacgaAAAGAGACTTAAACATGGAAGAAGAAAGATGCCCAAAACCATAAATAATCCAGAAATTAAAGTGCCTTCGAAACcgaaagaggaaaaactgaAGGAACAGTTAGAACCAAATGATTACAATTCCAAATTTGATAAAATCAGATTAAAAACTTTCCcgataaaagataaaaatagcGCTATAAACAAACTTAAGGACGTTAATGACGCTTTGAAGTCCACTAAAACACCTGAAAAACAAACTTCAGATTCAGAGGAGAACAAAACCAACCgtacccaaaaaaataaaagtgataCTTACGAGACCCTTGAAGAACTAATCGATGATATTGATGACAGCACCTTAAATGAGGATTCAACTGATACAATTCAGCCTGAAAAAGTAAAGGATGGCAGTGAAACATCAAACATCTTAAAAATTACCTTCAAAAAGAAACCTAAAGAATACAAAACTGCTCTTAGGGTTTTTAAACCTGAAGAAAATGTTGAGTCAAAAACAGTTGATAAACAAAAACCTGCTGTACAGCCGAACAAGCCTAAATTAAGTAAACCCATACCCGAAACTTTCAGACCTTTAAGGGTTTTCAATGCCGAACAGAAAGATTCCCCAGATGAAGATAAATCGTGGATATATTTGGATGAGTTAACAGTGAAAAGTCTGCAAAAACCCAATAGAGATACGAAGATAAGCAACTTGAAACTAAAAAGTTCAAAGACTCCTaaagatatttaa